The Thamnophis elegans isolate rThaEle1 chromosome Z, rThaEle1.pri, whole genome shotgun sequence DNA window CATGACATATCAAAATGCCACCtccaaaattttatctaactgaatttccctcctttctttccttgaaGTAATGCAGCCTTGTTATAAATAAAAGATGGAGAACCAAACTACAGtgccttattttttgcttctggaaTTCTCAAATAATCGGCATCTGCAGTTTTtgcatttcttcttgttctttgtgTTATATCTGGCAACTGTAACAACAAATCTTCTGATCATCTCTGCAGTTGCTTTTGACAATCGACTGCACAGCCCCATGTATTTCTTTCTTACAAATTTAGCTCTACAGGACATGGCTATTGTATCAGCCATTGTCCCCAAATCCATGATAAATTCTCTCTTGAACACCAGACAAATCTCTTACTTTGGTTGTGCAGCTCAGgtatttctctttttctgcttTGAAGCTTCTGATTTATCCCTCCTTACAGTTATGGCATATGATCGGtatgttgccatttgcaatcCATTACATTATGAGATGGTGATGAATTGGAAACACTGTGCTAAAATAATTCTTCTAGTGTGGGTTACAGGTATTCTTTATGGAACGTTGCATACTAGTGGCAGTTTTTCCATACTTTTTTGTTCAAATGTGGTCAACAAATTCTTCTGTGATGTTCCACAGTTGCTAAATCTATCATGCTCTGGATTTAATCTACTTGAGTTTGGAATTATTGTGGCCAGTATCATTGCTGGACTAGGTTGCTTTACTTTTATACTTGTATCTTATGCAGTGATATTCAAGACAGTGTTAAGAATTCCTTCTGAAAAAGGAAGGCAAAAAGCCTTATCCACTTGTATTCCCCATCTTACGGTAGTGTTTATGTTTCTATTAAGTGGATGCATT harbors:
- the LOC116520735 gene encoding olfactory receptor 14A16-like, producing MENQTTVPYFLLLEFSNNRHLQFLHFFLFFVLYLATVTTNLLIISAVAFDNRLHSPMYFFLTNLALQDMAIVSAIVPKSMINSLLNTRQISYFGCAAQVFLFFCFEASDLSLLTVMAYDRYVAICNPLHYEMVMNWKHCAKIILLVWVTGILYGTLHTSGSFSILFCSNVVNKFFCDVPQLLNLSCSGFNLLEFGIIVASIIAGLGCFTFILVSYAVIFKTVLRIPSEKGRQKALSTCIPHLTVVFMFLLSGCISYLRPSAYTLSYLDIGLTVLYALLPPLFNPIIYSMRNKNIKCVLSQLWRF